TCATTCCCCATGATCTTGATATCAAATTCAAGGCCCACGCACCCTGCTGTTGCAGGGGATGGTGAATTATCAGGCTTTGCTGCTTCCTGTTCCACGGAAGTGGTTGTGCTTTGGTTATCCGTAACATCAACCATTTCTACCTTAGGTTTCTTACACTCCCTCTGAAGCTGCGATTCCAGTTCTTCGACTTTCGCTTTTAGCTCACTGATGTATGAGACAGCGTCAGATAAGAGCGATGCTTTGTCCATGCGCGACACGTTCGGGACTACGGCTCGGAGGGCGTAGAACCTGTGGTTCAGCTTCTCACGGCGTTGCCTCTCAGCTTCCACGTGGTTCAACGGTGTCTCTCGTCCAAGTCCGGGTTTCCTTCCACGTTTCTGTGGGGTTCTCTGCTCTAAATGACTCATGGCAAGTGATGGGCGATCCGTGTCAGAATGCTCCGAGTCCACAGAAGAAGATTGCCCAAGTTTTGTGGAATATTTCTTGGTTGGGTGGTTGTGGTGTTCTTGCTTGGTTTCATTAACAGGACctacattttcttcttcttcttcaacacCGGAAACTATACCCATGTCtgcaaaagagatgtttctgtcGAGGAAGGGGATTGAAGGTCGGGTTAGAGTTGGATCTGTACTTGATTGCTTTTGTAACAAGTCAATGGGATCAGCTCCGAAAATGGATTTCACTTGTTGGACTAAACCCCAATTTTCACTGATCATTTCTACGGATCCTAATTCAAGAACCCCGCAAGAAGTTGGTATACAGACCATCGTCTCAATGCCATGCATTTGTGCTTCTATAGCTCTTTCACAGTTGTAAAACTGCAAAGCATGAGCACCGGTTAACCAAACCAGAGAGCCAGTACTTAGAGCCATGCCTGGAATCCCTTCTCCAGCAGGGAAAGATCGAGACAATGACATCACGTAGAACCATTCAGCATCACTGACCCCGGTGGTGCCGTCCATCATCGACACATCTACCTCATGGTTATCTCCGATGAGAGTTTGGGCTCCTTTCATCTcctttcttctttcattttctaGGCACGAAATGTTGGCGCTTAATAATTTTGGAGGCGTACCTTTGGTGGTGCCTTGAAAATAACCATCTCCCCAGCACAAAAACAAACGACCATGTTCATCGTTTGATGTCTGCCAAAATATAGCATATGTCCACCAAATTTGCTGGCTTTGTACCACAAATTGGAGCCTCTGCTGGAGAGTTGAAGGTGAAGTTTCCTGGGTCATATAGACcagtgaagaagatgaagatggaGAGATTATAAGTTCTTCCATGGCTGACCGATACAAAAAGAAGGAAAACAATACACGAGGGAATCTGAAAGGCAGAGATTTTGGAAGTTCTTTACAACAAATAAGCCATTAAATCATCTTAAATtttacaaggaaaagaaaaaccaaaagagAATACGGGGTGCATTGGACAAAAAAGGGGGATGGAGGAGGAGTTTATAAGCTTTGTAACTTATAAGGTGGGGGCCACAAGATCCTAAAATCCTCTGCATGCTCACCTATAAGCTTTGTCCACTTTTCTTTGTTCATTTTAACAGTAAGACTGTGACGTTAACTCGTTAAGTTTTTTCGTGTTTATTTTGGCTGTGTGAAATGATTTTAGGTTATCAAGTTGGAATTATTAACCTGGAATTTTCGATAACAGAAACTAGCATATTAATCTCAATCATCCTAGCAGCATAAAGGAAAGAGGGATTTGTTTCTAACTTGGtgttcaaattttgattaaaattaaattaattgattgaatCGATCTAATTTGATTAATCGATCTAATCAATCGGAGgtcagttaaaatttttttagaatttcggTCAACGGTTAATTTAATtcgaaattgaataattaatcgCATTAATTGAACTTAAtaactaatattatatattatatgtattagattattattaattcggttaattcggttaatctgattaaataaaccttaaaattttttttatatgtttcatatttattttaacaataaaataaaatgtataagttTTAATTAATTCCGTTAATCTaaagaattaatttaaaaaataattaaaaaatattttaattttattaacagttaaataattaaaaaattcaactaatttaattaatagtaATTTGATTTGAATATTGTGAGTAAAGTTAAAGGAAGAGATAGAGTAAAGATTTTAGTGAAAAGATTAAAAAAGCACATGTTTAAATATCGTAAACGTCACATGTGAAGAGATAGAATAAAGGGCAGACATTTGGCACCACTTGCACGTGTATTGATAGCGACAGGTCTAGTGACTACGATGCGTATGGGCTCCTCGTTATTTGGCATCACACACAATTTATACATCTTTTAACCCAATCATTGAAAACTGAAAAAACtcattaatgtattattatataCCAACAACCAACCATACTTAAAGAAATATCATACCGTACCATATTATACTTTTTTTCTATTACGTTCTTTATATTACACTATACAATAGGAGTTATTAAAATAGCTATATATAATAGACTGACACATATTTCGTAAAATTAACATAGTTTTCatatcattttcaaaaaaaaaaaagaaatcttatttaataaaaattaattttctgacctttataattaacccttttaatatattatttttaaaattcaaatttaaaatattatttgtgtAATTATCATCAAACCGTGTTATATTTATATTAGCTCAAGGCTTTACATTTGTGGATTGAGCGCTCCTATATCAGTGTCTTTTTATAtttcaggttttttttttatcgtttataatattaaaaagtaaaaatatttctcaaggaaaaagagaataattagttacttatattattatatctatatAACTATATATAAAAGAAAGGTTTTGGACTAGAGGATAGGTTGAACTTAATACGGATGGAGCTGTATCGAGAAATAGCTCATTTATAGGCATCAGGGGAGTGTTTAGAAGTGCTGACGGTAAGTGGTTAGGTGGCTTTTCGATGAAGTTAAGAAATTATTCAATTTTCAAGATTGAGGTAAGAGCCTTACTTGAAGGCCTCCTTATATCATGAAGGAAAGGTTATCGACTGTTGGAAGTGGAATGTGATAATGCTCTCTTAGTTGAAGTGATTTTAGCTGGCAGAGCTGTAGATTATCATTTCACTGAAATGCGTCTTATCCATCATTTATTGAGTTGGAATTGGAAGGTCATTGTTTGTCATATTTCGAGGTCGCAAAATACAATAGTTGATCATATAACCAAGTGTATGGCgactaattctaaaaaaatttattggttTGAAGAATCACCGCAATCAACTAAAAGTTTAATTGAGGCGGATTATGTTATTACTTTGAGTCactaatgtaattttttaagtttttcactTTAGACTGTCTTTTTTTccacaaaaaaaaggaaaaaaagaaaggttttggATACTTACCCATGCTCTTTCTTCGTAATatccaaatagttaatataattaaattttctattaaaatattacatgattatatataatttaaatattttaaaaacaaacacatcttttttttttgagaaatattGGGCTgtgattttattaaaaagtagTCAAAGAAacaactagaggtgttcatgggctggGTCGagccgggctcaactaaaaaatcaTGCCCATTTATTGGGCCTGGCCCGGctcgcccgtattaattttttacattatttttatattatttttaaatatatataatacatcaaaaatactaaaaacatcaaaataaatatttcccaacaaattgaaaataaattttaaaaaatatgtagacttaaataacataaagatagatgcaacttaacaagtaaatgcctctaagataataaacaaattaacaaatgcctttaaaataataataaaattaacaagaaaataagttttataaaatatccaaaaaataacaataaaatagtaacaatataatagtaaaatggtagcaaaatagggagaaaacaacaaaaaaataacattcaaaaataaaaaaatatagatttttttgtcctttagtgaattcgggccgggctGGACTTGCCGGGCCCGggctaaaaataccttacccgaggcccggcttATTTTTTAAAccggccttatttttttgtccaagctcttttttgggcctatatttttgcctaaaccctcccacatttcgggcgtTCCTTCGGGCCGGGTCGGGTAGCCCGGCGCATGAACACTCTagaaacaacaaaataaaaaacttaactaaaattcttttttttttgtccagGCCTAGAAGCCCAAATCTGTCCTAAACAAACTTAGCCCTAAACCAATAAAACTCATCACAAA
The Gossypium hirsutum isolate 1008001.06 chromosome A07, Gossypium_hirsutum_v2.1, whole genome shotgun sequence genome window above contains:
- the LOC107956486 gene encoding transcription factor MYC2; translated protein: MEELIISPSSSSSLVYMTQETSPSTLQQRLQFVVQSQQIWWTYAIFWQTSNDEHGRLFLCWGDGYFQGTTKGTPPKLLSANISCLENERRKEMKGAQTLIGDNHEVDVSMMDGTTGVSDAEWFYVMSLSRSFPAGEGIPGMALSTGSLVWLTGAHALQFYNCERAIEAQMHGIETMVCIPTSCGVLELGSVEMISENWGLVQQVKSIFGADPIDLLQKQSSTDPTLTRPSIPFLDRNISFADMGIVSGVEEEEENVGPVNETKQEHHNHPTKKYSTKLGQSSSVDSEHSDTDRPSLAMSHLEQRTPQKRGRKPGLGRETPLNHVEAERQRREKLNHRFYALRAVVPNVSRMDKASLLSDAVSYISELKAKVEELESQLQRECKKPKVEMVDVTDNQSTTTSVEQEAAKPDNSPSPATAGCVGLEFDIKIMGNDAMIRVQSENMNYPVTRLMVALRDLEFPIHHASMSCVNETMLQDIVVNVPDLELRNEQGLKSTLLRRLDH